A portion of the Hominilimicola fabiformis genome contains these proteins:
- a CDS encoding stalk domain-containing protein, which translates to SDEAKVTVEIISNNYAGTLEKTFTILPKTINSAITLTAPVKNGVPQTEIETDEYTATVVWSPGVTDKFVYNTVYTATITITPKTNYTVKGIAKNGYTVSGAETVTNEADSVTVTAVYSATENKNSNEFTQPLTITGWTYGETANTPTAEAKYGTPKYTYSTAADGKYNDIVPTDAGTYYVKATVEETDKYTGLESDAVEFVIEKKILTNDNITKIADQTYTGEEIKPVIEVKDGDKILVLDTDYTVAYEKNIKASEEAKAKVEMISNNYKGTLEKLFTILPKTINSAIILTAPVKNEVPQTEIETDEYTATVAWSPEVTDKFGYSTVYTATITITPKANYTVKGIAENGYTVSGAQTVTNEADSTTITAVYAATGSKSSGGSGSTKRYTVSFNTNGGNKITSQTVAKDNSVKEPTAPIKENFEFAGWYTDKELTTKYDFTEKVTKSFKLYAKWTEQKQENGGSEDVVNNNSGNENKESSNTIVLTIDEHDALVYGTTKTNDVAPKVVNDRTMLPARFIAENLGATVEWDGEKQLVTITGKNEKQEDVTILITIGSDYAKVNGEDVKLDSPAFVENDRTYTPIRFISENLGATVEWNETEQTVTIQRVK; encoded by the coding sequence TCTGATGAGGCAAAAGTTACGGTTGAGATAATTTCAAACAACTATGCCGGAACACTTGAAAAAACATTTACAATATTACCGAAAACAATAAATTCAGCAATAACACTGACTGCACCTGTTAAAAACGGAGTACCGCAGACAGAAATAGAAACAGACGAATATACAGCAACGGTAGTTTGGTCACCGGGAGTTACAGACAAGTTTGTATATAATACGGTTTACACAGCAACAATAACAATCACACCGAAAACAAATTATACTGTAAAAGGAATTGCGAAAAACGGTTATACGGTAAGCGGTGCAGAAACAGTCACAAATGAGGCAGATTCCGTAACAGTAACAGCAGTGTATTCTGCAACGGAAAATAAAAACAGTAACGAATTTACTCAACCGCTTACAATAACAGGTTGGACATACGGTGAAACAGCAAATACACCGACAGCAGAGGCAAAATACGGAACACCTAAATATACATATTCAACTGCGGCAGACGGGAAATATAACGACATTGTTCCGACAGATGCGGGAACATATTATGTAAAAGCAACGGTTGAAGAAACAGATAAGTATACAGGACTTGAAAGTGACGCAGTTGAATTTGTAATAGAAAAGAAAATACTTACAAATGACAACATAACAAAAATAGCAGACCAAACATATACGGGTGAGGAGATTAAACCTGTTATTGAGGTCAAAGATGGGGATAAAATTCTTGTACTTGATACAGATTATACAGTGGCATATGAAAAAAATATAAAAGCATCTGAAGAGGCAAAAGCTAAAGTTGAGATGATTTCAAATAATTATAAAGGAACACTTGAAAAATTATTTACAATATTGCCGAAAACAATAAATTCTGCAATAATACTGACTGCACCTGTTAAAAATGAAGTACCGCAGACAGAAATAGAAACAGACGAATATACAGCAACGGTAGCTTGGTCGCCGGAAGTTACGGATAAATTCGGATATAGTACGGTTTATACCGCAACAATAACAATTACACCAAAAGCAAATTATACTGTAAAAGGCATTGCAGAAAATGGTTATACCGTAAGCGGTGCACAAACAGTCACAAATGAGGCAGACTCTACGACAATAACTGCTGTATATGCGGCAACCGGTAGTAAGAGCAGTGGCGGTAGCGGCAGTACAAAACGTTATACAGTTTCGTTTAACACAAACGGCGGTAATAAGATAACGAGTCAGACTGTTGCAAAAGATAATTCAGTCAAAGAACCGACTGCTCCGATAAAAGAAAACTTTGAATTTGCGGGATGGTATACTGATAAGGAACTTACAACAAAGTACGATTTTACGGAAAAAGTAACAAAAAGTTTTAAACTTTACGCAAAGTGGACTGAACAGAAACAGGAAAACGGCGGAAGTGAAGATGTCGTAAATAATAATAGCGGAAATGAAAATAAAGAAAGTTCAAATACAATAGTTTTGACAATCGATGAACATGACGCACTCGTTTACGGAACAACAAAGACAAATGATGTTGCTCCAAAGGTTGTGAATGACCGTACAATGTTGCCTGCTCGTTTTATTGCGGAAAATCTTGGCGCAACAGTTGAATGGGACGGCGAAAAACAACTTGTAACAATCACAGGTAAGAATGAAAAACAAGAGGATGTAACAATTCTTATCACAATCGGCTCGGATTATGCAAAAGTAAACGGTGAGGACGTTAAACTCGATAGTCCTGCTTTTGTTGAAAACGACCGTACATATACACCGATACGTTTCATCTCGGAAAATCTGGGTGCAACGGTTGAGTGGAATGAAACAGAACAAACTGTTACAATTCAAAGAGTTAAATAA
- a CDS encoding LPD23 domain-containing protein, with protein sequence MPLEDGTALDTLGSAIGVPIKIVPTISNDANGCYYKGVIYISLSADDKVMTVFSHELTHYLEDTLDYTEYKKCVLGFIQKNTDKSIDELVKEKVDTYAKSSINLTYEEATREIVADYTQNILKDADAVMEFVDSIENKEQRRGVIRRLLDAIKELINKIKAKFSSKHSQMQDLQKTHDLLENMLKETTENTESDTGSETRYSFGGNKAETANITQLSRAKEMELNGEKTETIRPKTGWSRGLDGKWRFEIDDSKMEFDKGGITSNPDVARKKELEMKFINGTITEQEQSELNGLINTTKEVRKPSVLQDYIKHDELFRAYPFLKTVDVEFDTSMQKGEHGKYTPSLNTITLNAYDSSNQDKSTLIHEIQHAIQHYEGFATGANVEYWKVKNGQDIESLEREIRKNSRVLEFYQDAANNVFDKLVDFDDFENKTGLDFINLFDEDNMKKSKAYLKEKLPEGLYEVSEEYIDEGKEYAEKYISLMKKLRTLKEQTAMDLYKNTAGEIEARDVQNRMNMTEEERKNTFPESMKKNGDVVFANKKTGNYNISINEDVIGSFGIKSIQDYVNVQRSVKNTLLNEGFFSDEGANYIKIKYFLKKIKFS encoded by the coding sequence TTGCCTTTAGAGGACGGAACAGCGTTAGATACTCTTGGCAGTGCTATTGGTGTGCCTATAAAGATTGTACCAACGATAAGTAATGACGCAAACGGTTGTTATTACAAGGGCGTGATTTATATTTCATTGTCTGCCGATGACAAGGTTATGACTGTTTTTTCACATGAATTAACTCATTATCTTGAAGATACGCTCGATTATACAGAATACAAGAAATGTGTACTCGGCTTTATTCAAAAAAACACCGATAAAAGTATTGATGAACTTGTAAAAGAAAAGGTTGATACTTACGCTAAATCGTCAATAAATTTAACATACGAAGAGGCTACAAGAGAAATTGTAGCCGACTATACTCAAAATATTCTTAAAGACGCTGACGCAGTTATGGAGTTCGTTGATAGTATAGAAAATAAAGAGCAAAGACGAGGTGTTATACGCAGATTGCTTGACGCTATCAAGGAACTTATAAATAAGATAAAGGCAAAATTCAGCAGTAAACATTCTCAAATGCAAGACTTACAAAAAACACATGATTTACTTGAAAATATGCTAAAAGAGACGACAGAAAATACGGAGAGCGACACTGGAAGTGAAACAAGATATTCGTTTGGCGGTAATAAGGCAGAAACCGCAAATATTACTCAACTTTCTCGTGCAAAAGAAATGGAACTCAACGGCGAAAAAACAGAAACAATACGACCAAAAACAGGTTGGAGCAGAGGTCTTGACGGAAAATGGCGATTTGAGATTGACGACTCTAAAATGGAATTTGATAAAGGTGGAATTACAAGCAATCCTGACGTGGCAAGAAAAAAGGAACTTGAAATGAAATTTATAAATGGCACAATCACCGAGCAAGAACAATCAGAACTTAACGGTCTTATAAATACTACAAAAGAGGTAAGAAAACCGTCTGTACTTCAAGATTATATAAAGCACGATGAATTGTTTCGAGCTTATCCATTTTTGAAAACGGTAGATGTTGAATTTGATACATCAATGCAAAAAGGTGAACACGGAAAATATACTCCAAGTTTAAATACAATAACATTAAACGCATACGACAGTTCAAATCAGGATAAGAGTACACTTATACATGAAATTCAACATGCAATACAGCATTATGAAGGCTTTGCGACAGGGGCAAACGTTGAATATTGGAAAGTAAAAAACGGTCAAGATATAGAAAGTCTTGAGCGAGAAATAAGAAAAAATTCAAGGGTTTTGGAATTTTATCAAGACGCGGCGAATAATGTTTTTGACAAGTTAGTAGATTTTGATGATTTTGAGAATAAGACAGGGCTTGATTTTATAAACCTATTTGACGAGGATAATATGAAAAAATCGAAAGCATACTTAAAAGAAAAACTGCCGGAAGGTCTTTATGAGGTAAGTGAGGAATACATTGACGAAGGAAAAGAATATGCAGAAAAATATATAAGTTTAATGAAAAAGTTAAGAACTCTTAAGGAGCAAACTGCGATGGACTTATATAAAAACACAGCAGGTGAAATCGAGGCACGAGATGTACAAAACCGCATGAATATGACTGAGGAAGAACGCAAGAACACTTTTCCTGAGAGTATGAAAAAGAATGGTGATGTTGTGTTTGCCAATAAAAAAACAGGTAATTATAACATTTCAATCAATGAAGATGTAATTGGCAGTTTCGGTATAAAAAGTATTCAAGACTATGTCAATGTACAACGCAGTGTAAAAAATACGCTACTTAACGAAGGTTTCTTTAGTGATGAAGGAGCTAACTATATAAAAATCAAGTATTTTTTGAAAAAAATAAAATTTAGTTAG
- a CDS encoding IS110 family transposase — protein MILVGIDIGKNKHTFSIINKSSGEILLSPSDFSNNLEGFLFLIQKLNNYTKSELLIGMEDTGHYHFALLKYLLDRRYTVALINPTTTDLTRKLQGGITKNDHLDSLTIWDVISSNHRNKPYRVTKLNRFDLYEQKQLTRHHHNLKEELNTYKNRLQKCIDIVFPEFNSLFHSKYGIVYMNILKIFSSAKAIANADIRSIRKCFEFKGKGKRISLSAEQLKLIAKSSIGIPSVAEEIQIRHLVSQIELLKKQISEIDKRIEEFSLKNNSPILTIPGISHFSGTSIISELGEICNYTKASQIIKFAGVAPYHYESSQFTAQHTAITKKGSKYLRKTLYQIILPVISNNEVFHAYYTKKLNEGKGHRCAQGHCIRKLLRVIYHILSTGQPFNPELLV, from the coding sequence ATGATTTTAGTCGGAATTGACATTGGTAAAAACAAACACACTTTTTCCATAATTAATAAAAGCTCAGGTGAAATACTTTTATCTCCTTCTGATTTTTCTAATAATCTGGAAGGTTTCTTGTTTCTCATCCAAAAATTAAACAACTATACTAAATCAGAACTTCTTATCGGCATGGAAGATACAGGTCATTATCACTTTGCCTTACTTAAGTATCTTCTTGACAGACGATATACCGTTGCCCTGATTAATCCTACAACCACTGATCTTACAAGAAAATTACAAGGCGGTATTACTAAAAACGACCATCTTGATTCTCTCACCATCTGGGATGTGATTTCCTCTAATCACCGCAATAAACCTTATCGTGTTACAAAGTTAAATCGTTTTGACCTCTACGAGCAGAAACAATTAACCCGCCATCATCATAATCTGAAAGAAGAGTTAAACACATACAAAAATCGTCTTCAAAAATGCATTGATATTGTATTTCCCGAATTCAACTCTCTGTTTCATTCTAAATATGGGATTGTATATATGAATATTTTAAAAATATTCTCTTCTGCCAAAGCAATTGCAAATGCTGATATACGAAGTATCCGTAAATGTTTTGAATTCAAAGGAAAAGGAAAACGAATTTCCCTATCTGCTGAGCAACTAAAACTTATTGCCAAGTCTTCTATTGGCATACCTTCTGTCGCTGAAGAAATTCAAATCAGACATCTTGTAAGCCAAATTGAATTATTGAAAAAACAAATTTCTGAGATAGACAAAAGGATAGAAGAGTTTTCCCTCAAAAACAACTCTCCTATCCTCACCATACCGGGAATATCACATTTTTCCGGTACTTCTATTATATCAGAATTAGGAGAGATTTGCAATTATACAAAGGCATCTCAAATCATCAAATTTGCAGGTGTTGCTCCATATCACTACGAATCCAGTCAATTTACGGCACAGCATACAGCCATTACAAAGAAAGGCTCTAAATATCTTAGAAAAACTTTGTATCAGATTATTTTACCTGTTATCAGTAACAACGAAGTTTTCCATGCCTATTACACCAAAAAGTTAAATGAAGGCAAAGGTCACAGATGTGCTCAAGGTCACTGTATCAGAAAACTCTTAAGAGTTATCTATCATATCTTAAGCACAGGACAACCATTTAATCCAGAACTTTTGGTATAA
- a CDS encoding LPD23 domain-containing protein, whose product MSLFYIIPGRSRTVINRDSGMVIQITPRGIKETFGEKNFYKLGRKIKIAKLAVVRDLPDIIKRGKLLTDNVENVHNPNSAVKYAYTESTAIIDGHPITINIDVRKSPDKNIFWVHKVDFAQKNNGVPSQEKSLDMGFSYSVSDSIPQNNSNVKYSFGGKNSKIADIGLLQKAETLEKDGASAEEIRKVTGWSRGLDNKWKFEIDDSKAKYKEEKIRLGKAVNLNEVLEHEDLFKAYPDLKKVKVKEISDLDARGVYSPNFDCIFISENLPTQEKLKSLIHEVQHAIQVREGFAVGESPDNENRNRSAGEIEADDVKSRQSMSKEERLNTFPESMKPTQNADVVFWENGKGTNKTKFSLKGNSDNENSNIGEKDVEAIQSIARKSIYDFSDEDMKKTKK is encoded by the coding sequence ATGAGTCTTTTTTACATTATACCAGGAAGAAGTCGTACAGTTATAAACAGAGATAGCGGCATGGTTATACAAATAACCCCAAGAGGTATAAAGGAAACATTTGGCGAGAAAAATTTTTATAAGCTTGGACGAAAAATCAAAATCGCAAAGTTGGCAGTGGTAAGGGATTTGCCGGATATAATTAAAAGAGGCAAATTATTAACAGATAATGTGGAAAATGTGCATAACCCGAATAGCGCTGTAAAATATGCTTATACAGAATCAACTGCAATTATAGACGGTCATCCGATAACAATAAACATAGATGTAAGAAAGTCGCCAGACAAAAATATTTTTTGGGTACATAAAGTAGATTTTGCGCAAAAAAATAACGGAGTTCCCAGCCAAGAAAAATCACTTGACATGGGGTTCAGTTACTCCGTTAGTGATAGTATACCCCAAAATAATTCAAATGTCAAGTATTCTTTTGGCGGTAAAAATTCTAAAATCGCAGATATAGGGTTATTGCAAAAAGCTGAAACCTTAGAGAAAGACGGGGCAAGTGCAGAAGAAATCAGAAAAGTAACAGGTTGGAGTAGAGGATTAGATAACAAGTGGAAGTTTGAAATTGACGATAGCAAAGCTAAATATAAGGAAGAAAAAATACGTTTAGGCAAAGCTGTAAACTTAAATGAAGTTCTTGAACACGAGGACTTATTCAAAGCATATCCCGATTTGAAAAAAGTAAAGGTCAAGGAAATATCGGATTTAGACGCAAGAGGGGTTTATTCGCCTAATTTCGATTGTATATTCATAAGCGAAAATTTGCCAACACAAGAAAAATTAAAATCGCTCATACACGAAGTACAACACGCAATACAAGTGAGAGAGGGATTTGCAGTCGGCGAAAGTCCTGATAACGAAAACAGAAACCGAAGCGCAGGAGAAATCGAGGCTGACGACGTTAAGTCAAGACAAAGTATGAGTAAAGAAGAACGGCTTAATACATTTCCTGAAAGTATGAAACCTACTCAAAATGCGGACGTTGTATTTTGGGAGAATGGGAAAGGTACAAACAAAACAAAGTTTTCGTTAAAGGGCAATTCAGACAATGAGAACTCTAATATAGGCGAAAAAGATGTTGAGGCGATACAGTCAATAGCTCGAAAAAGTATATACGATTTTTCTGATGAAGATATGAAAAAAACAAAAAAATAG
- a CDS encoding ADP-ribosyltransferase-containing protein, translated as MKEKSPFFRAWFGDWRANDKTPVHVVTEKDNSRGVRKNIDTGWDINVSGKVFNETKGHKGPKNVSAVSHLDYINSIVESAILFDSYTIPNTNAKSNNSMMMHSLYAISNIGNENELVKLYVEELNNINSNGTIKRAYQLQNINKIPLESKRFSNNSLASSDQRNNYTISELHALVKQHDKNFKPTEASKVVNEDGTPKVVYHGTDKGGFYVFDPKMSDDRISLFFSDSKVTSNSYAQSDNQQLYEVYLAIKKPYVIDAKGHMWNELDDKLGNTTREIAEKAKSQGYDGVIIENVRDMGAIVINNTTEEFYNDFISTVTGGNESAVV; from the coding sequence ATGAAAGAAAAGTCACCATTTTTTAGAGCTTGGTTTGGCGATTGGAGAGCAAATGATAAAACGCCAGTACATGTGGTAACTGAAAAAGATAATTCACGAGGTGTACGCAAAAATATAGATACAGGTTGGGATATAAATGTGTCTGGCAAAGTGTTTAATGAAACGAAAGGGCATAAAGGTCCTAAAAATGTTAGTGCTGTATCACATCTTGATTACATAAACAGCATTGTAGAGAGTGCTATATTATTTGATAGCTATACGATACCAAACACAAATGCAAAATCAAATAATTCAATGATGATGCACAGTCTTTATGCCATTTCAAATATAGGAAATGAAAATGAGTTGGTAAAGCTGTATGTTGAGGAATTAAATAATATAAATAGTAACGGAACGATAAAACGGGCATATCAATTACAGAATATAAATAAAATTCCGTTGGAAAGTAAAAGGTTCAGCAATAATAGCTTAGCCTCATCAGACCAACGGAATAACTATACTATATCAGAATTACATGCACTTGTCAAGCAACATGACAAAAATTTCAAACCTACAGAGGCAAGCAAGGTTGTAAATGAGGACGGAACTCCGAAAGTGGTATATCACGGAACAGATAAGGGGGGCTTTTATGTGTTTGACCCTAAAATGTCTGACGATAGAATTTCTTTGTTTTTTTCTGATAGCAAAGTGACATCAAATAGCTATGCTCAATCTGATAATCAGCAATTATACGAGGTTTACCTTGCAATAAAAAAGCCATATGTTATAGACGCAAAAGGACATATGTGGAATGAGTTAGACGACAAATTAGGAAATACAACACGTGAAATAGCTGAAAAAGCTAAAAGTCAAGGCTATGACGGCGTGATAATAGAAAATGTTCGTGATATGGGGGCAATCGTTATAAATAATACGACAGAGGAGTTTTACAATGATTTCATATCAACAGTAACAGGCGGCAACGAATCAGCGGTCGTGTAA
- the glyA gene encoding serine hydroxymethyltransferase, whose translation MEKYEKMKSFDPEIYAAIQDETNRQNNKIELIASENFVSERIMEANGSPLTNKYAEGYPGKRYYGGCEHVDVVETLAIERAKELFGADYANVQAHSGAQANMAVFFALLTPGDTVLSMSLAHGGHLSHGSPVNMSGKYFNIVPYGVTEDTNTIDYDEVRRIALECKPKLILAGASAYPRIIDFKKFADIASEVGAYFMVDMAHIAGLVAAGCHPSPMPYADVVTTTTHKTLRGPRGGLILTNNEEIAVKINKAIFPGIQGGPLMHTIAAKAVCFKEALDPSFKTYAEQVVKNASVLADTLMAEGFKLVSGGTDNHLMLVNLTDTGVTGKEAEKMLDEVGITVNKNAIPFDTKSPFVTSGIRIGTPASTSRGFKEEDMVEVGKLIAMTIKDFENNKEEVKTRVKALCDKYPLYR comes from the coding sequence ATGGAAAAATACGAAAAGATGAAATCTTTTGATCCGGAAATTTATGCGGCAATTCAAGATGAAACAAATCGTCAGAACAATAAAATTGAACTTATTGCGTCTGAAAACTTTGTATCGGAAAGAATTATGGAGGCTAACGGCTCACCGCTTACAAACAAATATGCAGAGGGTTATCCGGGAAAACGTTACTACGGCGGTTGCGAACACGTTGACGTTGTAGAAACACTTGCTATCGAAAGAGCAAAAGAATTATTCGGTGCAGACTATGCAAATGTTCAGGCACACTCAGGTGCTCAGGCTAATATGGCTGTATTCTTTGCACTTCTTACACCGGGCGACACAGTTCTTTCAATGAGCCTTGCTCATGGCGGTCACCTTAGTCACGGAAGTCCTGTTAATATGTCCGGTAAGTATTTTAACATTGTACCTTACGGTGTTACAGAAGATACTAACACAATAGATTATGACGAAGTAAGACGTATAGCACTTGAATGTAAGCCAAAACTTATCCTTGCAGGTGCGTCAGCTTATCCAAGAATTATTGATTTCAAGAAATTTGCCGATATTGCAAGCGAAGTCGGTGCATACTTTATGGTTGATATGGCACATATCGCAGGACTTGTTGCAGCAGGTTGCCATCCGTCACCAATGCCGTATGCAGACGTTGTTACTACAACAACTCACAAGACTCTAAGAGGTCCTCGTGGCGGTCTTATTCTTACAAATAACGAAGAAATCGCTGTTAAGATTAATAAGGCTATCTTCCCGGGTATTCAAGGCGGTCCTCTAATGCACACAATCGCAGCTAAGGCAGTATGCTTTAAAGAAGCACTTGACCCAAGCTTTAAGACATACGCAGAACAGGTTGTTAAAAATGCATCAGTTCTTGCAGATACACTTATGGCAGAAGGTTTTAAACTTGTAAGCGGCGGTACTGATAACCACCTTATGCTTGTAAACCTTACAGATACAGGCGTTACAGGTAAAGAAGCTGAAAAAATGCTTGACGAAGTCGGTATTACAGTAAATAAAAACGCAATTCCGTTTGATACAAAGAGTCCGTTCGTTACAAGTGGTATCAGAATCGGTACTCCTGCCTCAACTTCAAGAGGTTTTAAAGAAGAAGATATGGTCGAAGTCGGTAAACTTATCGCTATGACAATCAAAGACTTTGAAAATAATAAAGAAGAAGTTAAGACAAGAGTTAAGGCTCTTTGCGATAAATACCCACTTTACAGATAA
- the nth gene encoding endonuclease III, with product MTKKERVLKLRELLDKAYPDVKCSLNYTTPLEMLIATQMSAQCTDARVNIITETLFKKYRNAEDFANADYDELCEDIKSAGFYRNKAKNIILCCQRLIDVYGGEVPDTMEDLTSLAGTGRKTANLVLGDIFGKPAVVVDTHCKRIAKRIGLTTNDDPTKVEMDLKKIVPSDYQLRMCHQFVAHGRAVCTARNPKCAVCPIKEVCKSAGKC from the coding sequence TTGACGAAGAAAGAACGAGTTTTGAAATTGCGAGAGCTTTTGGACAAGGCATATCCCGATGTCAAATGTTCGCTTAATTACACAACACCGCTTGAAATGCTTATTGCCACTCAAATGTCGGCACAATGTACCGACGCAAGAGTTAATATAATTACCGAAACACTTTTTAAAAAGTATAGGAATGCAGAAGATTTTGCAAATGCGGATTATGACGAGCTTTGTGAAGATATAAAATCGGCGGGATTTTACCGCAACAAGGCGAAAAATATAATCTTGTGCTGTCAAAGGCTTATTGACGTTTACGGCGGGGAAGTACCCGATACAATGGAGGACTTGACAAGTCTTGCCGGAACGGGCAGAAAAACAGCAAACCTTGTACTTGGCGATATATTCGGTAAGCCTGCTGTTGTGGTTGATACACACTGTAAGCGGATTGCAAAGCGTATAGGTCTTACAACGAACGACGATCCTACAAAAGTCGAAATGGACTTGAAAAAGATTGTACCGTCCGATTATCAGCTTAGAATGTGCCATCAGTTTGTGGCACACGGTCGTGCGGTATGTACGGCAAGAAACCCTAAATGTGCGGTATGTCCTATTAAGGAAGTTTGCAAAAGTGCGGGAAAATGCTGA